In Edaphobacter aggregans, the sequence GGGAAATCCCTGATGGATGATGTGCGCGAAGACATCGTCGCGATTATCCAAAGTGCGGGAAGGCATCGGTCGGAGCGCATCGCTCTATGGCATCAGCAGGTACACCACATGCTGGTGGTGCTACTGCTTCTCGCCCTTGGGATGGGTGTGCTTATTGGTCTGTTTACGCGGAGCCGTCTGCATGCCGTCTCGAACGCTTATAAGACCTCGCTGGACGTGCTCAAGCGCAGAGCTGAGGAGATCTTCGAGTCGGAACAGAAGCTGCGAACCACGCTGGACTCGATTGGCGATGGCGTGATCACATGCGACGCCGATGGCAGAATCCAGATGATGAATCCGGTTGCGCAAGATCTGACAGGGTGGAAGCAGGCAGAGGCTAACGGACTGCCGCTTGAGGACGTCTTCCGCATCGTCCACGAGACGACCCGCAAACCGATTGAAAATCCGGTCGCAAAGATGAAACGGCTCAACAGCATCATCGACCTGGCCGACCATACGGTTCTGGTTCGCAAGAATGGAGCGGAGCTTCGCATCGCCGATAGCGGCGCGCCGATCCGTGACCAGACGGGCGGCACGGTAGGCATGGTGCTGGTCTTCCGCGATATCACGATGGAGCGCCGGACACAGGAGGCATTGCTGGCAAGTGAAAAGCTCGCAGTTGCGGGGCGGCTGGCAGCTACGATCGCGCATGAGATCCACAACCCGCTGGACTCGGTGTCGAACCTGCTTTACCTCATGCGGACGGGGGCGACGGAAGATGAGTCAAAGCAGTTTATGGATATGGCCGAGCAGGAGCTGACGCGCGTTACCCAGATCAGCCGCGCCATGCTTGGCCTGTATCGAGAGTCCAAGGCGCCGGTGCTTGTGGACCTTAGGGAGATGATGCAGGAGATTCTTCTGCTGATGGAACACCGGTTCAGCGAACTTCGTGTGACGGTGCATACCGATCTGCCGTCTGTGGTTACGGTCGATGCCTTTCCTGCGGAGCTACGGCAGGTCTTCACGAATCTCATCACTAACGCGGCGGAGGCTACCAGTCCGGGCGGCGATGTGCGGATCAGCATCTCAGCTCTTGCGCCGGGCGTCGGTGCGAACGGGCAGAGGATGCAGGCTGGGGCATTGATTGCCATCGCAGACAACGGGCCAGGGATTCCTGACGATGTTCGGCCGCATCTATTTCAGCCTTTCTTCACGACCAAAGGCGAACGCGGCACTGGGCTAGGCTTGTGGGTTAGCCGCGGCATCATCAACAAGCATGGCGGCACGATCGACCTGGCCAGCGACGTTGGCGACTCTTCGCACGGCACTGTCGTCAGTGTCTTCCTTGCATCCAAGCCGATTATTAGCGCCGGTAGCGCGTAAGGCTAAAAGGAACGCAACAACGCAACGATGATGGAAGCCGCTTCTTCGCAGGCGGATCGATCGACGTCGTAGTGCGTCACGAAGCGTACCGAATGTGGGCCGACAGAGCTTGCGAGTACTCCCTTCTGCTTGAGTGCATCACAGAAGGCCGAAGCATCGCCGTTGTTACGGAGGGTGAAGATGACGATGTTGGTCTGGACTGCGTCCAGGTCGATCTCTGCCGTTGAATCAGCGGCTATGGCTTCCGCTATAAGGCGGGCGTTGGCGTGATCGTCCCCGAGACGAGCCAGCATCTCTTTCAGCGCGATCAGTCCGGCAGCGGCAAGGACGCCTGCCTGACGCATGCCTCCGCCAAGTGCTTTGCGGAAGATGCGTGCGCGGTCGATCGCTTCCCTGCTGCCGACCAACATGGAGCCTACGGGCGCGCCCAGGCCCTTCGATAGGCAGAACATTACCGTGTCGAACCCGCGAGTGAGTTCTGCGACTCCGATGCCAAGCGCGGTGGCTGCGTTGAAGACTCGTGCGCCGTCAAGATGTACCGGGAGGCCGGCGTCGCGGGCGCCGGTCCAGATTTCCTCGAGGATTGGGAGCGGCGTTACGGTACCTCCGGCCATGTTGTGCGTGTTCTCGATGCAGATGAGGCCGGTTTGGGCGCGGTAGTAGATCTTCGCTCCGATGGCTGGTTTGATTTGTGACCAGGTGAGGATGCCGCGTTCGCCTGCAACGGTGCGGGCCTGACAGCCGGAGAAGGCAGCGGTCATGGCCATCTCCCAGTCGAGAATGTGCGAGCGGGCTTCGCAGATGACCTCCTGGCCGTGCTCGGTGTGGAGGCGAATGGCGATCTGGTTGCCCATGGTTCCGGTGGGGACAAAGATCGCGGCCTCCCTGCCGAAGATCGTGGCGGCCTCCTGTTCGAGCCGGTTGACGGTGGGGTCTTCGCTGTAGACGTCGTCGCCAACTTCGGCTGCGGCCATGGCCTGACGCATGGCTGGGGTCGGTTGGGTAACGGTGTCGCTGCGTAGATCGATCATGTGGCTGATTTGCTCCTCAGTTCTAGGGTTGAAGGTTGTGTCGCTATGCTGCCGCTGAGACAAGTACGCGGCTGAAGACCTCATTCGAGACCATTCGTCCGCGTGGAGTCAGGCGAATTCTTTCTGCATCTATTTCGAGGAGACCGGCGTCGTGTACTTCCTGCAATGATTCCATCGTATCTTGCAGCATTGTCTCGCCGAACTGCTGGCGGAGACTTTCGATGCTGACACCCTCGTTCAATCGCAGGCCGAGGAAGAGGGACTCTTCGAAGGCTTCGGTGTAGCCGATGATGTCTACTTCGTTTGCGTTCGCGAGTTTTGCGAGTTGGTGCAAGCAGGGCGGATTCGCTGTGGTGGTTTGGTTGAGATAGACGTCCAGATCGCTTGTGTTTGCAAACCTTACTGCGGCCTCGTTGGAGAGGAGCATAGAGTGTGCGTCGAGACCGAATCCGATATAAGGCTCGCGATGCCAATACTTCAGGTTGTGGCGCGATGCGTGGCCGTGTCGGGCGAAGTTTGAGATCTCATACTGCGCGATGCCGGCTGCGTCGAAGGCTTCGCAGGCGATCTGGTACCAGACGGCCGCGTCATCTTCGGAGGGGACGGCTGATGCGTGGTAGCGTGCTCCGCCAGCGAGAATCTCCTTGCCTAGGCGCGACTCTTCGTCCACTTCCAGCATGTAGACGCTGAGGTGAGGGACTCCAGTGGCGATGGCCTGATCGAGTGAGTATCGCCAGCTTTGTTCGGTCTGGTGCGGCAGGCCTGCAATTAGATCGAGGCCGATTTCTTCGATGCCGACAGATCGCACACGGGCTATCTCCGCGATGCACTGCTCGGCGGTATGCAGGCGACCGACTGCGGAGGACTCACGGTCGACGAACGACTGGACTCCGAAGCTGATGCGGTTCATGCCCTGGCGGAGTAGCTCGTCAAGCGTATCGTTGGCCAACTGTCCGGGGGCGCACTCGAGTGTGATCTCTGGATTGCGGGCGACTTCGAATTGGTCGTGCAGGGCTTCGAATATCTGCCGGAATTGTTCTGGTGTGAGGAGGCTTGGGGTTCCTCCGCCGAAGTAGATTGAGTCGACCTGGTGCGGCAGGATAGCACTCATCTTTTCGGCTGATGGCCGCGACTCTCGGATCTCCATGCATAGGCGGTCGACGTAGCCCTGCATCCGACCGGAGCCAAAAGCATCGGACGCGAAGTTGCAGAATGTGCACTTTGCCTTGCAGAACGGCACCGAGATGTAGACACCGGCAGGGGTGGTCACGCTAAGAAAGCCTCAAAGATTATTGTTTCACGGGGATTCACTTTGTTCACTTCCGCCATTCGTCACTATGTATGCGA encodes:
- a CDS encoding ATP-binding protein, which encodes MNLSQFNRILLQVFLLPVIALLLVAGALYYQIRAANMTVNRIQEADAFISQTTLVGKLTIDEESGLRGYETTLDTRFLQPFVDAEARLQNEFQRLEQMAGDAEQKRLISDLRSKHQTWRDAFALPVIATVRAGGKTSDVDLNLQGKSLMDDVREDIVAIIQSAGRHRSERIALWHQQVHHMLVVLLLLALGMGVLIGLFTRSRLHAVSNAYKTSLDVLKRRAEEIFESEQKLRTTLDSIGDGVITCDADGRIQMMNPVAQDLTGWKQAEANGLPLEDVFRIVHETTRKPIENPVAKMKRLNSIIDLADHTVLVRKNGAELRIADSGAPIRDQTGGTVGMVLVFRDITMERRTQEALLASEKLAVAGRLAATIAHEIHNPLDSVSNLLYLMRTGATEDESKQFMDMAEQELTRVTQISRAMLGLYRESKAPVLVDLREMMQEILLLMEHRFSELRVTVHTDLPSVVTVDAFPAELRQVFTNLITNAAEATSPGGDVRISISALAPGVGANGQRMQAGALIAIADNGPGIPDDVRPHLFQPFFTTKGERGTGLGLWVSRGIINKHGGTIDLASDVGDSSHGTVVSVFLASKPIISAGSA
- a CDS encoding threonine aldolase family protein encodes the protein MIDLRSDTVTQPTPAMRQAMAAAEVGDDVYSEDPTVNRLEQEAATIFGREAAIFVPTGTMGNQIAIRLHTEHGQEVICEARSHILDWEMAMTAAFSGCQARTVAGERGILTWSQIKPAIGAKIYYRAQTGLICIENTHNMAGGTVTPLPILEEIWTGARDAGLPVHLDGARVFNAATALGIGVAELTRGFDTVMFCLSKGLGAPVGSMLVGSREAIDRARIFRKALGGGMRQAGVLAAAGLIALKEMLARLGDDHANARLIAEAIAADSTAEIDLDAVQTNIVIFTLRNNGDASAFCDALKQKGVLASSVGPHSVRFVTHYDVDRSACEEAASIIVALLRSF
- the hemW gene encoding radical SAM family heme chaperone HemW, translating into MTTPAGVYISVPFCKAKCTFCNFASDAFGSGRMQGYVDRLCMEIRESRPSAEKMSAILPHQVDSIYFGGGTPSLLTPEQFRQIFEALHDQFEVARNPEITLECAPGQLANDTLDELLRQGMNRISFGVQSFVDRESSAVGRLHTAEQCIAEIARVRSVGIEEIGLDLIAGLPHQTEQSWRYSLDQAIATGVPHLSVYMLEVDEESRLGKEILAGGARYHASAVPSEDDAAVWYQIACEAFDAAGIAQYEISNFARHGHASRHNLKYWHREPYIGFGLDAHSMLLSNEAAVRFANTSDLDVYLNQTTTANPPCLHQLAKLANANEVDIIGYTEAFEESLFLGLRLNEGVSIESLRQQFGETMLQDTMESLQEVHDAGLLEIDAERIRLTPRGRMVSNEVFSRVLVSAAA